The genomic region CCTCAGATGGCACCGATTACACACCCACAACAAACGATACTACTCAGAATGAATCTGAGCCACACGCACGTACCGGATTAGAGATTATCATTCCTGATAATGAATTCAGCCAACTTAGCGATATAACAAGCAATAAAATATTTGATGAATATGAATCCTTCCGGGCAGAGAGAGGAGATATATTATTTGTAGTTGTTGCGATCAAAGCATCGGCTGATGATACTGTTGTGTTTGTGCCACTTTATTATCAATCGAGTGATGCACAGCGGATGGCACAGCGCGCGATGACACGCGGTAAAATCAGTCTATTTGTCCGACCTCTCAACAATGATCGTCAAGTTGTGTTCTCACAGTCAAATCCAGAACTGCTGCTCCCGGCTGAGTTTGAGACGTGATGTTAGACATTCATAGATAAGTTTAAATTCAATCCACGCAGTGTTTCCCAGGTAATAATTATGACAATAGTATTCATTACTCTAATTAACTCGGCGCACTCGCATTGCTAATGCGACTCCCCCAATGATTGACCCACCTCCAACGCTGCCGTATAATGCCCACTGACCAAGATTGAATGGTGTCGTCCGCATTGATTGTACCCGCCGCTGGTGATACTCAGCGTATGTTACGTTCTGACACGCAGCAACTGTTGTTTGATTCAATGGTTGTCGCATCAGACCAATCCCACCATCGACAAGGCGGGTATCATTAGCAAGTTCTCCGCAGTTACGCTGGAGGTTCTCATGCGCTGTCTGTGTCGAGGTCGACAGGTTTGCATATGTGATACCCACGAGCACAGCAATCCCAAAAAGAACGATGAATGAGCAAATACCAATTGCTTCCCAATCGATGCTCGTCTTTGCACCGATCTCTGTGGTTGATTGATCATCGTTCATTTTATTATTCCCGTTTGTGGGTGTACTGATGACAGCTATTTGTTGACATCGTTCTGGCTTATGCAGATGATATCCTCCGACGTACTCATCTAGATGAATTCTCTTTCGTGTTATTGCAGATATAACACAACGCACAAATCTATTCCGACAGAGTACTTGACGATGAGTGGTGGGCAGAATTCAGATGCCGAGGCATCAATAAAATGTATCGATACCGATATTGATATCGATGTATTCCGTAATCGACTAATCTCATGGTATGAGGCTGAGCATCGAGAGTTTCCATGGCGAGAAACCGATGATCCTTATGCAATCCTCGTCTCGGAGGTGATGAGTCACCAAACACAACTTGATCGCGTCGTCGAAGCCTGGAAAGACTTCATTCAACGGTGGCCGACGGTTGAGGCACTCGCTGGGGATAGTCAATCTGCAGTTGTCACATTTTGGAGTGAGCATGCACTTGGCTATAATAATCGCGCAAGCTATTTACACGAAGCAGCGAATCAAGTTGTTGACGAGTATGATGGAACAGTTCCAGCTGATCCTGATGAATTACTTTCGTTGATGGGTGTTGGACCATACACAGCAAATGCCGTTGCATCATTTGCGTTTAATAATGGTGATGCTGTTGTTGACACGAATGTCGAGCGTGTTCTATACCGTGTGTTCAAACAGATTCGGCAAGCAGATGATCCACCATATGAACAAACTGCAAGCGCGTTATTGCCAGTAGAAAGATCACGTACTTGGAATAATGCGATTATGGAACTTGGCGGAGTTGCCTGTAAAAAAACACCACGATGTGATGAGGCTAATTGCCCGTGGCGGCAGTGGTGTCACGCGTATCAAACAGGCGATTTCACTGCGCCTGATGTGCCGACACAACCGTCATTTGAGGGAAGCCGTCGGCAGTTTCGTGGTCGGATTGTGCGAACACTCGGGGAGCATGGGGAGTTGGCACTTGATACACTTGGTCATCGGATTCGTGTTGATTATAGCCCAGAGGGGACGCACGGTCGCGATTGGCTTTATGAGATTGTCACAGATCTAGCGGATGATGGACTTGTGAATATACAAACATCAACTGCTGGAACAACTGAGACAGAATCAGCCAGTATGAGTCAAAGCGACGGAAGTGAGACTTTGTCGTCGATCTTTGTCAGCCTTCAGTCCTGAAAGCCACTCTCGATCTTGTCGACAACACTGTATCACTGCAATGTGATACCCTACCCTACTCCGTTGTCGCTCCGGTGAGGGTGGGGCTTCTGTGCTCTCGTATCGGACTTTCTGTTTCAACGACGAAATTTGAAACCAACTCGTCTCGATGACGAACACCCTCAGAGATTCCAGTCGCCGACAGACCTTCTGAGTCGGACCGTCCCAGCCCTACATTCGAAACCGCAAGAAGAGATCTCTTTTTTCTCGAAGTCCAAGTCCACTCCCACTCCCAAATCGTTCAATCCAAAATGCTGAATCTCTATCGATGCATTCTGGTCTCTATCTGTCTCATAACCACATGATGAACATGAATGCTCTCGAACTCATAACGGCTTCTCCGATTCGACACCGCACTTCGCACACTGCTTCGTCGTCCCTTCAGGTAGAACTTCCACTATCACTATGTGACACCCATTCTTTTACCGTGGTATTCAAACTCTTTCCTGAGCTTGTACCACGACATCGACGCAATATTTTGATTGTTCGCATTCTGTCGCTTATGTATTATAATTAATAGACGGCTGTATCCCCTCACTCGTTCGTTTCACTCACTTCTTGAGGGAGGGGACTTAGCCTCGTAATTATTAAATCATACACCCCAAATTATGTTATATGTTTATTCTTGAAATAACAGGCGAACCGCTCCCAATTGCAGAGACTGGTGGTGTTATACTGATAGTTGGCATCGCAATGACAATTGGATGGTTAGCGTATTTATATCGCTAGCGACCTCTTCAATAACTGAATTTAGGACCTTCTTTTTGAATCTACAGATATCAAGACGAGTGCCTCGGGGCTTTGATGTTGATGAGACCCCAATGGTGAAGCCGACATGAACAGTTATCACACCACATGTCTTATCAAAAGATACAGCTAGAAGATCTCAAAGACGGATTAAAGATCTTCATCCGATGCTGGCTGCGACAGTCTGGAACTGTGGACTCTCTCAACATCCGCCACTGGCGGTGCGACGAGGGTTTCAACGGGGGCTGGTGGAGGCCGAGTCCCCAACTCCCACGGACGCACTGCGTGTTCGGGTGTTACTTCCAGCCGACTCCTCACGGAGAGGGTCGGGAGGAATGAAATTCGCCTGCGGGTGCGGTGCTGACCCAAAACAGTGAATCATCGGGCTTGTCCCCGAGATACTTCACGCAGTCGAGCAGTTTAGTCTCATGTAATCGAATGATGCGACAGAGGAAAGCCGTCTCACCGTCAGATAAAAAAGCACTCCTGAGTCTCCGGTCGGTTTATCTGAGAACTTTCGTTATATCTGAATTGAACTTTATTGCTCATGCTGTCTCATCGTCGGTGTCTGCCAGTGAAACGCGCGCTGTGAGCCATCGTCGAGCGGCGGCAACTGCCTCAGGATCAGTGCTTGTTAGTTTTACTCGAACACAGTCACCTGGATAGCTTCCGACTGTCACTGCAAACTGCTCTCGTAAATCTGCAATCCGATCAATTAATTCACTTTCATATTCGTCAATTGCAACAATTTCTGTTACTGTCTGCTCGCCTGAGAACTCCGCCGCAACAGATTCAAACATAGCTTGCATCTCTGCTGGGACCCCCGGAAACGCATATATCGATTCAACAACTGCGCCGGGAGCAACACCGACTTCATTCGGCAGCATTCGTGCACGGGCTGGAAGCGCAGTTGTCCCATCAGCAAGGTCATCGGAAGCATACCCTTTCTCAGCGCTTAGCCACTCTTTGGCAGCATCATGCGGTTCAACTGATCGACCGACAGCCGCGGCAATTCCTTCCATCGTGACATCATCATGCGTCGGTCCTAATCCACCAGTTACGATTACTGCATCACATTCTGCATGGTACTCATTCACAACACGAGCGATATCGCTAACAGTATCAGGAACGGTTGTTATACGCTCAACAGTAACACCGTGATCTGTCAATTGTTCACAAAGCCATGCAGCGTTTGTGTTGATAGTGTCCCCAGCCAAAATTTCGTCTCCAACTGTGACGACTGCCACGCGCATGTATTTAATAGCAATGAGGTATACAAAAGAGACTCGGGAGTCAGAATTCAGCACTTACAGATGAATATTACCTATAATCGTGAACAGGTCATTATCCCATTCCAGGCGGAGGACCATCATCAAATTCATCATCATCATCGGTTTCGACTTCGAGACCCATTTCAGTTCGCTGAGCACGTAACCGCTGGATTTGCTGTCGATATCGTAATAATCCACCGAGACCGACGAGTAGTACAAACGCAGCAATCCCACCAAATACATACAGATCGCGCTGGAGATAGAATCGGACGGAAACGATTTCAGTGCTTTCATCAATATTTGCCCACTGAAGATGTAATCGATCTTCAGTATCGATCTCTGTTTCATATCCGCCAGGTGAAGCCGTCCCGAAGACCGGAATATCGATACGGCGGTTTGGAGGTAGGATAATTTCATAGCTGCCGTCAGCATATGTTGGGAGGCTGAATCGCTTACGACTCCCACCACTTGTAAACGCGATTTTACCCGTTTCGTCAGGGGCGTCTGATGGAAGTTCAATTATCGTCTCAGCCTGTGTTTGTCGAATTTCACCACCTCGCTCTCGGATCTCTGTACCAGTGATTATTTCACCACCAGGATATCGATAACGCACAGCAGAGATTGATAATGGATTTGTCCCCCCGAATCCATCATTACGGAAGAGCTGGATTGATGAGTCATTGACCGTAATAATGGTTCGAAATTTGGTGTTCTCTTGGATTGTAATGTGTGTGCTTCGGTCGTTCGTCCATTCATACGACTCAGCTGGCTCACTATCAATCTCCTCAGCAGGGATTGGACCAGTCCCAATTCCGAGACATCCACTCAGTACCCCAAGGAATGCAAGTGCACAAACCGCGAGAAGGAGTCGTCTGTTCATGTTATTAGTCTCATTTTATATCTGCCGTATTGGCACGCTTAGAGATGTAATTGAAACGGGGCATGTCGGCATGCAGAGAGTACACAGTATTAATCCTCCGCTCGAGTCCAACTGTATATAACACACGTTATGTTCAGGTAAGGACGCATTTCAATTCTGCGCGTATATATGATCCAATACTTGCAATTAATCCAGGAGGGTCGGTATCTTCTGTGCAAATAACACTTTGTTCAAGTAATCCAAGCCGGTCTACAGTTACAATATCGTCAGCATGACCAGCGCGATTAATTGTTGCTCGGACCTCTCCACGCGTTGCACTATTTACATTCACACGACCGGCACCTGTTTCTCGCGTCCACTCATACAATTTATCGCGGGTTGAGTCAGCCAATCGTGGTGTTTCACCAGCCATAAATCGAAGCGGCGTGTGCTGGACAATACCAAATCGGTCACGGACCTGTGTTGGTGATCCCTGTCCAAGTCCAAGTTCAGAGGCGGGAATCATGACATATTCACCCCCAACGTCAAGTGTCCATCCGCTTTCATCCCATGAATCAAGTGTCCCAATGTATATCTCCCCATCAGTTCGTTCTGTAGATGCGTGAATTTCTCCCCATGTCTCTGCAAGGAGATTTGATGCAGCCGTTGCATCTGCTCCAGTGAGCGTGACATGAATGAATGCGTCATCACGAATATCAATACCCCAGGAAACAGTGAGTTCGCCAATATCATTCTCGATCAGTGATTCCATGCTATCAAGCGCACGATCGCGGGCACTACCGTCGATATAACACTTTGTTCCAAGAATGACGTTGGCACGGTCAGTGTCAGTGTCGGTGTCGGTGTTAGTGCTAGTGTCAGGGCTATCGTGGGATTTGGCATTACTTTGATCTGCTGTTTGTATATTCTCTGTAGGATTATCTAGTGATGAATCAGTCGAGTTCGAGTTGGAATTGGAGTTAATATTAGCTCTGACACTGTGATTGAATAGAGATTCAGACTGATTTATAGTATCTCTTGAGATGGGGATTTTATTATCCATCAGACGGTTTGTGTGACACCGACATTGAGTTCACTTTGAAGTGAATCAATCCGGCGTTCCATCGCATCAATCATCTCTTGATTCTCAATCGGCTCAAGTGGCGCACCTGTTTCAGGACACTGGAATCCAAGTTCCATTGCCTCAGAGAATTCAAATCGAATCCCAGCCGGTTCTGAAAGATAGAACTCGTGGCTGCGCTCATATTCAAGCCGTTCTTCGAGCGCATCAAGCAGACGGTACATCTCAGATTGAAGATTCTCTGGGATATTTTCATAGTGAAAAGTCCATAAATACGTAAGCCATCCGGAATCTTCATCACGGACTCGACGGTATGTAGCGAGGTCATTCTCATACAAGATAAATAATGCTCGCCGAACGTCATTGAGTTCAAGCCCGAGTTCCTCAGCAAGTTCTTCATCTGTTACCTCTCCATCCGGCGGAGCTGCCGCGACTGGCATCCCAGTGGGTCCAACCAGTTCATGTAGGTACTTCTGAATAACAGGATCGTTTAATAACTCATCAAAGGCCATTATCTAATTGTCTGCTATTCAATCGTTTTAACCTTGTGGATGAGTGTATCGTTATCGAAGTTGTAAGGCTCAAACCCTGCGTTTCAGGACGGAGAAGGTGTCACCTAGTATCTTGAGCAAAAATCGCGTCCCTGATTCTCGCATTGAATTGATCAAGACCGCTCCTCAGGTTGTTTTTCAGCACTCATTTCATCTGCCTCTGTTGTTAGCTCAGCATCAACCACACGCTTCCCACACGCCTGTGGAACAACAACATGTTCAGCACCAGCCCACTCCTGTTCAAGTTCCTGCCCCATGAAGAGTCGATCAAGAAAAACTGCAAGCCCTGCAACCTCCGAATGTGGTTGATTTGTTACAGCAATATTCCAGTCTGCCCATTCATACACATCAGATGGGACTTTTTCACCACCGATGATAATAAGTAATGGCTGATGATGAAGACATGTTTCGCGAATCACCTCCGTAACATCCTGTACGCGCTCTCCATACATCGTGAGATGGATAACTGTCCCTGACCATTCACGGATTGTCGTATTCAACCCGTCTGTCCGCTCAACGTCGAATGGACCACCGAATCGAGAGACAATATCTGAAACTGTTTCTGCAGATTGTGTTGCATTATCCGGAAATATTACTTGATCTGCACCAAGTGCACGTGCGGTGAGTCCAACATGCGTTGTCATCCGATCATCTCGACCAGGACGGTGTCCGTATCGAAGAACGGACACATCATTTTCACAGGACTGTTTCATATCTTCAGACAATCATGACAGAGGTTAACCGCTGTCGGTCACCAG from Haloquadratum walsbyi C23 harbors:
- a CDS encoding tRNA (cytidine(56)-2'-O)-methyltransferase, which produces MKQSCENDVSVLRYGHRPGRDDRMTTHVGLTARALGADQVIFPDNATQSAETVSDIVSRFGGPFDVERTDGLNTTIREWSGTVIHLTMYGERVQDVTEVIRETCLHHQPLLIIIGGEKVPSDVYEWADWNIAVTNQPHSEVAGLAVFLDRLFMGQELEQEWAGAEHVVVPQACGKRVVDAELTTEADEMSAEKQPEERS
- a CDS encoding DUF5803 family protein; this translates as MNRRLLLAVCALAFLGVLSGCLGIGTGPIPAEEIDSEPAESYEWTNDRSTHITIQENTKFRTIITVNDSSIQLFRNDGFGGTNPLSISAVRYRYPGGEIITGTEIRERGGEIRQTQAETIIELPSDAPDETGKIAFTSGGSRKRFSLPTYADGSYEIILPPNRRIDIPVFGTASPGGYETEIDTEDRLHLQWANIDESTEIVSVRFYLQRDLYVFGGIAAFVLLVGLGGLLRYRQQIQRLRAQRTEMGLEVETDDDDEFDDGPPPGMG
- a CDS encoding competence/damage-inducible protein A, with protein sequence MRVAVVTVGDEILAGDTINTNAAWLCEQLTDHGVTVERITTVPDTVSDIARVVNEYHAECDAVIVTGGLGPTHDDVTMEGIAAAVGRSVEPHDAAKEWLSAEKGYASDDLADGTTALPARARMLPNEVGVAPGAVVESIYAFPGVPAEMQAMFESVAAEFSGEQTVTEIVAIDEYESELIDRIADLREQFAVTVGSYPGDCVRVKLTSTDPEAVAAARRWLTARVSLADTDDETA
- a CDS encoding HhH-GPD family protein; translated protein: MSGGQNSDAEASIKCIDTDIDIDVFRNRLISWYEAEHREFPWRETDDPYAILVSEVMSHQTQLDRVVEAWKDFIQRWPTVEALAGDSQSAVVTFWSEHALGYNNRASYLHEAANQVVDEYDGTVPADPDELLSLMGVGPYTANAVASFAFNNGDAVVDTNVERVLYRVFKQIRQADDPPYEQTASALLPVERSRTWNNAIMELGGVACKKTPRCDEANCPWRQWCHAYQTGDFTAPDVPTQPSFEGSRRQFRGRIVRTLGEHGELALDTLGHRIRVDYSPEGTHGRDWLYEIVTDLADDGLVNIQTSTAGTTETESASMSQSDGSETLSSIFVSLQS
- a CDS encoding transcription factor, with the translated sequence MAFDELLNDPVIQKYLHELVGPTGMPVAAAPPDGEVTDEELAEELGLELNDVRRALFILYENDLATYRRVRDEDSGWLTYLWTFHYENIPENLQSEMYRLLDALEERLEYERSHEFYLSEPAGIRFEFSEAMELGFQCPETGAPLEPIENQEMIDAMERRIDSLQSELNVGVTQTV
- a CDS encoding DUF7529 family protein, translated to MDDGRSDSDININESRSNMSESVDYRITGHDDRWERVIDDMSTTATEYRNAGWETLELHPGDILPIPPEDGTNETSLTSSDGTDYTPTTNDTTQNESEPHARTGLEIIIPDNEFSQLSDITSNKIFDEYESFRAERGDILFVVVAIKASADDTVVFVPLYYQSSDAQRMAQRAMTRGKISLFVRPLNNDRQVVFSQSNPELLLPAEFET
- a CDS encoding DUF2110 family protein; this translates as MLGTKCYIDGSARDRALDSMESLIENDIGELTVSWGIDIRDDAFIHVTLTGADATAASNLLAETWGEIHASTERTDGEIYIGTLDSWDESGWTLDVGGEYVMIPASELGLGQGSPTQVRDRFGIVQHTPLRFMAGETPRLADSTRDKLYEWTRETGAGRVNVNSATRGEVRATINRAGHADDIVTVDRLGLLEQSVICTEDTDPPGLIASIGSYIRAELKCVLT